One region of Parambassis ranga chromosome 21, fParRan2.1, whole genome shotgun sequence genomic DNA includes:
- the tmem177 gene encoding transmembrane protein 177, translating to MASRFLKYSVLLQKYRTPLLIASCGGVFTAKIFYHVFPDLIYRQLYQAWHKGEPDTLSEKLENLFQQVLKDYGISSTKNFSAFASFGFHPVGAGVPWLPAGAQVGIPANFNSTADDPSGITNRHIFINGKTVDWSSEAGSALKMALVFSPEAQKFAMAREVARLQSGGPVMSAAVAPFCLGGVWVYSVMLKQVFGLHAGPVLFRGFANAVALGIGAVSYFLTSDALNQWIDYSSDRRAAGVSHDYAKGGVEFYDKILSRNKTLRSLMGQKGEEMYAPSGNLFPAHILRLKHTPYTSRRDGLLALLKEEKA from the exons atgGCGTCTCGTTTCCTCAAGTACTCTGTCCTTCTTCAGAAGTACCGGACTCCGCTGCTCATTGCAAGCTGTGGTGGGGTCTTCACAGCTAAGATTTTCTACCATGTTTTCCCTGACTTGATCTACCGTCAGCTCTATCAGGCTTGGCACAAAGGAGAGCCAGACACACTGTCTGAAAAGCTGGAGAATCTTTTTCAGCAG GTGTTAAAGGACTATGGCATCAGCTCAACCAAGAACTTCTCTGCTTTTGCCTCTTTTGGGTTCCATCCTGTTGGTGCTGGTGTCCCATGGCTTCCTGCAGGGGCCCAGGTTGGCATCCCGGCTAACTTTAACAGCACTGCCGATGACCCAAGTGGAATTACAAACCGTCACATTTTCATCAATGGAAAAACAGTGGACTGGAGCAGTGAAGCTGGTTCCGCTCTAAAGATGGCCCTGGTGTTTTCCCCCGAGGCACAGAAGTTTGCCATGGCACGAGAGGTGGCCCGCCTGCAGTCTGGAGGACCTGTTATGAGTGCTGCTGTTGCCCCATTCTGCCTGGGTGGGGTTTGGGTGTACAGCGTGATGCTAAAGCAAGTGTTTGGGCTACATGCTGGACCTGTGCTGTTTCGTGGATTTGCGAACGCCGTGGCACTGGGCATTGGTGCTGTTTCCTACTTCCTCACGTCAGATGCTCTCAACCAGTGGATTGACTATAGTTCAGACCGACGTGCAGCTGGAGTGTCCCATGATTATGCCAAAGGAGGGGTAGAGTTTTATGACAAAATCCTGTCTAGAAACAAGACACTGCGCTCACTGATGGGGCAAAAGGGAGAGGAGATGTATGCTCCCAGTGGAAACTTGTTCCCTGCTCACATCCTACGGCTGAAACACACACCCTACACATCCAGGAGGGATGGGCTCCTGGCTCTTCTGAAAGAGGAAAAGGCATGA
- the LOC114426821 gene encoding zinc-binding protein A33-like, whose product MACMWSPSAEDLTCAICKGVFRDPVLLQCGHNFCEACVLQWWGVKRKRECPCCKSVCTRRVLPRNLVLKNFCDTFSLEVDSGIVCGRHYEKFKLFCLDDNTPVCVVCKESAQHRDHRFVPVDEAADIHRRSFSVHLEPLRKKLNLCKDVKGKYEKADSDIESQAQDTEEKIRGEFRVLRDFLLTEENTRIAALREEEAFIRNAMKNKIADLTSKINTLESTIDTIEASLKEADSSLLLKCNAINNDVRRPLPDPEAATGPLINVAKHLGNMSFKVWHKMQSIVSHTPVILNPNTAHRQLHLSDGLTSVKCGPEQPLAETPERMEHHRSVLGLEGFTSGSHSWSVEVGDNPVWSLGVIAQDAQKMKDVASGLWMVRFCHGKFTAFSPTCQVSILPLKARPKTVRVHLDWYRGRLSFYDSDANTVIHTFTHTFIDKLFPYINTWNESIPLKILPMKYSITVTE is encoded by the coding sequence ATGGCCTGTATGTGGTCACCTTCCGCCGAAGATCTCACCTGCGCTATCTGTAAGGGGGTCTTCAGAGACCCCGTCCTGCTTCAGTGCGGACATAACTTCTGTGAGGCCTGCGTGCTGCAGTGGTGGGGAGTTAAACGCAAGCGCGAATGTCCCTGTTGTAAATCGGTGTGTACGCGTCGTGTGCTGCCTCGGAACCTGGTGCTGAAAAACTTCTGTGACACATTTTCACTTGAAGTGGATTCGGGCATCGTTTGTGGCCGACATTACGAGAAATTCAAACTCTTCTGCTTAGACGATAACACGCCTGTTTGCGTGGTCTGCAAAGAGTCGGCGCAGCACAGAGACCACAGGTTCGTGCCCGTGGATGAAGCTGCAGACATTCACAGGCGTAGTTTTTCGGTTCACCTGGAACCTTTACGGAAGAAGCTGAACCTCTGCAAAGACGTTAAAGGTAAATATGAGAAGGCGGATAGTGACATTGAAAGTCAAGCtcaggacacagaggagaagatACGAGGGGAGTTCCGGGTCCTTCGGGACTTTCTGTTGACGGAGGAAAACACCAGGATTGCAGCACTTAGAGAAGAGGAGGCGTTTATTAGAAACGCGATGAAGAACAAAATTGCAGATCTGACGAGCAAGATAAACACACTGGAAAGTACCATCGATACCATAGAGGCATCACTGAAAGAGGCAGACTCCTCTTTACTGCTAAAGTGTAATGCTATAAATAATGATGTTAGGCGCCCCCTGCCGGATCCAGAGGCAGCCACAGGGCCCCTTATCAATGTCGCCAAACACCTTGGAAACATGAGCTTTAAAGTCTGGCACAAGATGCAGAGCATAGTGTCGCACACACCAGTGATCCTTAACCCCAACACTGCCCATCGGCAGCTCCACCTGTCTGATGGGTTGACCTCTGTGAAATGCGGACCAGAACAGCCTCTTGCTGAAACTCCTGAGAGGATGGAGCATCACCGCTCTGTCCTGGGCCTGGAGGGCTTCACTTCAGGGAGTCACAGCTGGAGTGTGGAAGTAGGGGACAACCCAGTGTGGTCCCTGGGTGTGATAGCACAGGATGCTCAGAAGATGAAAGACGTGGCGTCCGGGTTGTGGATGGTAAGGTTCTGCCACGGTAAATTCACAGCTTTCTCCCCGACGTGTCAAGTCTCCATCCTCCCCCTGAAGGCCAGGCCAAAGACAGTCAGAGTGCATCTGGATTGGTACAGGGGCAGGCTGTCTTTCTATGACTCAGATGCAAACACGGTcatacacaccttcacacacacgtTCATCGACAAACTTTTTCCATACATCAACACTTGGAATGAAAGTATCCCCCTGAAGATTCTGCCCATGAAATACTCAATAACTGTAACAGAGTAG